A single window of Solanum dulcamara chromosome 5, daSolDulc1.2, whole genome shotgun sequence DNA harbors:
- the LOC129890171 gene encoding uncharacterized protein LOC129890171 isoform X1, protein MGGAHIMKRIPRIKFPQRHPKPSSEVSCSAGSTQQNSQHMETSATDNVPRTFFSRSPSSMSVAGKASDQPKRTPVSQEEIESILLGGCN, encoded by the exons ATGGGTGGAGCACATATCATGAAGAGAATCCCACGCATCAAATTTCCTCAACGACACCCAAAACCTTCTTCTG AAGTTTCTTGTTCTGCAGGTTCCACGCAGCAGAACTCACAACATATGGAAACTTCTGCAACTGATAATGTTCCTCGAACATTCTTCTCTAGATCCCCATCTAGCATGTCTGTTGCAGGGAAAGCTTCTGACCAACCTAAAAGAACACCGGTGTCTCAGGAGGAAAttgagtccattttg TTGGGTGGCTGCAACTAA
- the LOC129890171 gene encoding uncharacterized protein LOC129890171 isoform X2 — MGGAHIMKRIPRIKFPQRHPKPSSVSCSAGSTQQNSQHMETSATDNVPRTFFSRSPSSMSVAGKASDQPKRTPVSQEEIESILLGGCN; from the exons ATGGGTGGAGCACATATCATGAAGAGAATCCCACGCATCAAATTTCCTCAACGACACCCAAAACCTTCTTCTG TTTCTTGTTCTGCAGGTTCCACGCAGCAGAACTCACAACATATGGAAACTTCTGCAACTGATAATGTTCCTCGAACATTCTTCTCTAGATCCCCATCTAGCATGTCTGTTGCAGGGAAAGCTTCTGACCAACCTAAAAGAACACCGGTGTCTCAGGAGGAAAttgagtccattttg TTGGGTGGCTGCAACTAA
- the LOC129890171 gene encoding uncharacterized protein LOC129890171 isoform X3 — protein sequence MGGAHIMKRIPRIKFPQRHPKPSSGSTQQNSQHMETSATDNVPRTFFSRSPSSMSVAGKASDQPKRTPVSQEEIESILLGGCN from the exons ATGGGTGGAGCACATATCATGAAGAGAATCCCACGCATCAAATTTCCTCAACGACACCCAAAACCTTCTTCTG GTTCCACGCAGCAGAACTCACAACATATGGAAACTTCTGCAACTGATAATGTTCCTCGAACATTCTTCTCTAGATCCCCATCTAGCATGTCTGTTGCAGGGAAAGCTTCTGACCAACCTAAAAGAACACCGGTGTCTCAGGAGGAAAttgagtccattttg TTGGGTGGCTGCAACTAA
- the LOC129890170 gene encoding NAD(P)H-quinone oxidoreductase subunit S, chloroplastic: MASSSSFQLSSLQIHTPPLKKSNFLGQSLNLNLSSSVHNKATIKSSSTSVTPIAKFNLYEILGGRGLCNGEEGIEKELKKSVSEEQQVSSASSDDDNQENKESGEFPEDGFEKEMMGFTGGFPGGEMGLQKFIEKNPPPPKKTESSMVSGFNQSLVKKSKPPELPLLLPGMIAIVKNPNNPYYMYCGIVQRITDGKAAVLFEGGNWDRLISFKLDELERREKGPPMVNPRSVILEKMVEKRPEA; the protein is encoded by the coding sequence atggCTTCTTCATCTTCCTTTCAACTCTCAAGCCTTCAAATTCATACCCCACCTCTTAAAAAATCAAACTTTCTTGGTCAATCTCTGAATCTCAACCTCAGTAGTAGTGTTCATAACAAAGCAACTATAAAATCATCTTCAACCTCAGTTACTCCAATAGCAAAATTCAATCTTTATGAGATTCTTGGAGGCAGAGGTCTCTGTAATGGAGAAGAGGGTATAGAGAAAGAGCTAAAAAAGTCGGTTTCCGAAGAACAACAAGTATCATCAGCATCATCTGATGATGATAATCAAGAAAACAAGGAGAGTGGAGAGTTCCCGGAGGACGGATTTGAGAAAGAAATGATGGGGTTTACTGGCGGATTCCCGGGAGGTGAAATGGGTCTGCAGAAATTCATAGAGAAAAATCCACCACCACCCAAGAAAACAGAATCAAGTATGGTTTCTGGTTTTAATCAAAGTCTTGTGAAGAAATCAAAGCCACCTGAATTGCCACTTTTGTTACCTGGGATGATTGCTATTGTTAAGAATCCTAATAATCCATATTATATGTATTGTGGGATTGTGCAGAGGATTACTGATGGTAAAGCTGCTGTGCTATTTGAAGGTGGGAATTGGGATAGGTTGATTTCTTTCAAGCTCGACGAACTCGAACGAAGAGAGAAAGGACCACCAATGGTGAATCCTAGGTCTGTGATACTTGAGAAGATGGTAGAAAAGAGGCCTGAAGCTTGA